Proteins found in one Nostoc sp. NIES-3756 genomic segment:
- the trpE gene encoding anthranilate synthase component I gives MIFPDFSQFLQLAAQGNFVPVYQEWVADLDTPVSAWYKVCAGEPYSFLLESVEGGEKIGRYSLVGCNPLWVLEVRGDTTTQTHRDGSQVVFTGDPFTALADCLAPYQPVKLPQLPPGIGGLFGFWGYELIRWIEGRVPVHPQDERNIPDGLWMQVDHLLIFDQVKRKIWAVAYADLRDPNVDLKAAYQQACDRVTQMVSKLSLPLSPQKTILEWTPPGTHKAGETQEYSSNFTRGEFCANVQKAKEYIKAGDIFQVVISQRLSTQYTGDPFALYRSLRQINPSPYMAYFNFQDWQIIGSSPEVMVKAELDGEGEVVATVRPIAGTRPRGKTTKEDADLAADLLQDPKEIAEHVMLVDLGRNDLGRVCASGSVKVDELMVVERYSHVMHIVSNVVGKLAKDKSAWDLLKACFPAGTVSGAPKIRAMEIINELEPSRRGVYSGVYGYYDFEGQLNSAIAIRTMVVKDHTVTVQAGAGLVADSEPEKEYEETLNKARGLLVAIRCLQ, from the coding sequence ATGATTTTTCCCGATTTTTCTCAATTCTTACAATTAGCTGCGCAAGGTAATTTTGTGCCAGTGTATCAGGAATGGGTGGCTGATTTGGATACACCCGTTTCGGCTTGGTACAAAGTTTGTGCTGGAGAACCTTACAGCTTTTTGCTGGAGTCAGTTGAAGGTGGGGAGAAAATCGGGCGTTATAGTTTGGTAGGGTGTAATCCTTTGTGGGTATTGGAAGTCAGGGGTGACACTACCACCCAAACCCACCGCGACGGTTCACAGGTTGTGTTTACAGGCGACCCATTTACGGCTTTAGCTGATTGTCTCGCACCATATCAGCCAGTCAAGTTACCCCAACTACCGCCAGGAATTGGTGGTTTATTTGGTTTTTGGGGTTATGAGTTAATTCGTTGGATAGAAGGGCGTGTACCAGTGCATCCTCAAGATGAACGCAACATTCCTGATGGGTTGTGGATGCAGGTAGACCACTTGTTAATATTTGACCAAGTGAAGCGAAAAATTTGGGCTGTAGCCTATGCTGACTTACGTGACCCAAATGTAGATTTAAAAGCAGCGTATCAGCAAGCGTGCGATCGCGTCACTCAGATGGTAAGTAAATTATCTTTGCCTCTGTCGCCACAAAAAACTATTCTGGAATGGACACCCCCAGGAACCCACAAGGCGGGGGAAACACAAGAATATAGCAGCAACTTTACCCGTGGTGAGTTTTGCGCCAACGTCCAAAAAGCTAAGGAATACATCAAAGCTGGGGATATCTTTCAAGTAGTCATTTCCCAACGCCTCTCCACCCAATACACAGGCGACCCTTTCGCGTTGTACCGTTCCCTAAGGCAGATAAATCCTTCGCCTTATATGGCGTATTTTAACTTCCAAGACTGGCAAATCATCGGCTCCAGCCCGGAAGTGATGGTAAAAGCAGAACTGGATGGAGAGGGTGAGGTCGTCGCTACAGTCCGTCCCATTGCGGGAACAAGACCAAGGGGTAAAACAACGAAGGAAGATGCAGACTTAGCCGCAGATTTACTCCAAGACCCCAAAGAAATTGCCGAACACGTTATGCTGGTTGATTTAGGACGGAATGATTTAGGGCGTGTATGTGCTAGTGGTAGTGTAAAAGTTGATGAATTAATGGTAGTTGAGCGCTATTCCCATGTGATGCACATTGTGAGTAATGTGGTAGGGAAATTAGCCAAAGATAAAAGCGCTTGGGATTTGTTGAAGGCTTGTTTTCCTGCGGGGACAGTTAGCGGCGCACCCAAAATTCGGGCGATGGAAATTATTAATGAATTAGAACCGAGTCGCCGGGGTGTATATTCTGGGGTATATGGTTATTACGATTTTGAAGGACAATTAAATAGTGCGATCGCTATTCGCACTATGGTAGTTAAAGACCACACCGTAACTGTACAAGCTGGCGCAGGTTTAGTAGCTGATTCTGAACCTGAAAAGGAATATGAAGAAACCTTGAATAAAGCCAGAGGTTTACTCGTAGCAATTCGTTGTTTGCAGTAA
- a CDS encoding DICT sensory domain-containing protein yields the protein MSISTSVLSDLLQSLPYLRPQLYFKASLTALSHAMEDQVLAATLDQPLVIASFQRERFYRQEAHRYQRLAQRSNQIYVLSAPETDFANSSEYYEKVAFEPSDALSQEWHLVVVADNYATCLVCRESKGSIAKNKQPLELSPGLDMDAGRRFEGIWTSERGVSIKAAQLLLERILIYRPDLAKKVTRACQRFGIGETKVYSASNVLTEYACDIDTDPFVQRLVTYLQASQYKLHKAYRSIAEQARKERLVNSISTAIRRSLDPHEVLQIAAQELGQHLGASRCLIYRAQAGDAQAVIEHEFITPGTVSISGQTWELKNNSLFQEVVAHGEGVCISDTLNDFRVTNWASLSLIAKKLAIRSWLIEPVLFQGRLLGIVELHYCSLPPHQWQQGELDLVKAIATQIGAALIQAEAFANLEELNKQLEALDRTRSNLIAITGHELRTPLSTIQVCLESLATEPDMPVELQQVMLNTALADSERMRKLVQDFLTLSNLESGRVEWHPESLTLQECIDLTLSRIRTRPSIEKPPAIKTQIDENLPLVRADGDWLVEVLAKLVDNACKFTPEQGEIKISASHNGSQMVEVTVADTGRGIEPNRLEIVFDRFYQEEGALRRTAGGTGLGLAICRQIVNGWGGMIWAESTGKDQGSQFHFTIPIAQSSQEESRSKVKSR from the coding sequence ATGAGCATTTCAACTTCCGTGCTGAGTGATCTGCTACAGTCCCTACCTTACCTGCGGCCCCAGCTATATTTCAAAGCTTCATTAACGGCCCTTTCCCATGCAATGGAAGATCAGGTGTTGGCTGCGACTCTAGACCAGCCTTTAGTGATTGCTAGCTTTCAAAGAGAGAGATTCTATCGCCAAGAAGCTCATCGCTATCAGCGATTAGCACAACGTAGTAATCAAATATACGTTTTATCTGCACCGGAAACGGATTTTGCAAATAGCTCAGAGTACTACGAAAAAGTAGCATTTGAGCCTAGTGATGCTTTGAGTCAAGAGTGGCACTTGGTAGTAGTTGCTGATAATTATGCTACTTGCTTAGTATGTAGAGAAAGCAAAGGGTCGATCGCTAAAAATAAGCAACCACTAGAGTTGAGTCCTGGTCTGGATATGGACGCAGGGCGAAGATTTGAAGGTATTTGGACATCAGAACGGGGTGTGAGCATCAAAGCAGCTCAACTTTTATTAGAGAGGATTTTGATTTATCGCCCAGACTTGGCAAAAAAAGTGACAAGAGCTTGTCAGCGATTCGGCATTGGAGAAACGAAAGTTTATTCTGCTAGCAATGTCCTGACTGAATACGCTTGTGATATTGACACTGACCCCTTTGTGCAGCGCTTAGTTACTTATTTACAAGCTAGTCAGTACAAATTACATAAAGCTTATCGTTCGATCGCAGAGCAAGCACGAAAAGAACGTTTAGTCAACTCAATTAGTACAGCAATTAGGCGATCGCTCGACCCTCACGAAGTATTACAAATCGCCGCCCAAGAATTAGGGCAACATTTAGGGGCGAGTCGTTGTCTAATTTACCGCGCCCAAGCTGGCGATGCCCAAGCTGTGATAGAACATGAATTTATCACCCCTGGTACTGTCTCAATTAGTGGTCAAACCTGGGAATTAAAGAACAATTCCCTATTCCAAGAAGTGGTGGCTCATGGTGAAGGTGTCTGTATCAGCGATACTTTAAATGACTTCCGCGTGACCAATTGGGCTAGTTTGTCCTTAATTGCCAAAAAATTAGCCATTCGTTCTTGGTTAATCGAACCAGTATTATTTCAGGGGCGATTGTTAGGCATTGTCGAATTACATTATTGCTCCTTACCCCCCCATCAATGGCAACAAGGAGAGTTGGATTTAGTAAAAGCGATCGCCACCCAAATTGGAGCCGCCTTAATTCAAGCAGAAGCCTTCGCTAACCTCGAAGAACTCAACAAGCAACTAGAAGCCCTAGACCGCACCCGTAGCAACTTGATAGCCATTACTGGGCATGAACTGCGCACACCTTTATCCACAATTCAAGTGTGCTTAGAAAGTTTGGCGACAGAACCAGATATGCCCGTAGAGTTGCAGCAGGTAATGTTAAATACTGCATTGGCAGACTCAGAACGGATGCGTAAGTTAGTACAGGATTTCTTAACCCTCTCTAACCTAGAAAGCGGTCGAGTGGAATGGCATCCAGAATCCTTAACTTTACAAGAATGTATTGATTTAACCCTCAGCCGTATCCGTACCCGTCCGTCAATAGAAAAACCACCCGCCATTAAAACCCAAATCGACGAAAATTTGCCTTTGGTCAGAGCAGACGGTGATTGGCTAGTGGAAGTGTTGGCAAAACTAGTAGATAACGCCTGCAAATTTACCCCAGAACAGGGCGAAATTAAGATTAGTGCTAGCCACAACGGTAGTCAGATGGTAGAAGTCACCGTAGCCGACACAGGACGCGGTATAGAGCCAAATCGCCTAGAAATAGTTTTTGACCGCTTCTACCAAGAAGAAGGGGCTTTACGGCGCACAGCAGGCGGTACAGGGCTAGGTTTAGCCATCTGCCGCCAAATAGTCAACGGCTGGGGCGGCATGATTTGGGCAGAGTCAACAGGCAAAGACCAAGGCAGTCAGTTTCATTTCACCATCCCCATCGCCCAGAGTAGTCAAGAGGAGAGCCGGTCGAAGGTGAAAAGTCGATAG
- a CDS encoding photosystem I reaction center subunit II PsaD, translating into MAETLSGKTPKFAGSTGGLLTKALVEEKYAITWTSPKEQVFELPTGGAATMNQGQNLLYLARKEYGIALGGQLRKFKITDYKIYRILPNGETTFIHPADGVFPEKVNQGREKVRFNARSIGENPNPAQVKFSGTATYDA; encoded by the coding sequence ATGGCAGAAACACTTTCAGGTAAAACTCCCAAATTTGCTGGCAGCACTGGTGGCTTGCTCACCAAAGCACTGGTAGAAGAAAAATACGCTATCACTTGGACTAGCCCCAAGGAACAGGTATTTGAACTACCTACAGGTGGCGCAGCTACTATGAACCAAGGTCAAAACCTCCTATACTTGGCTCGCAAGGAATATGGTATCGCTCTAGGCGGTCAACTCCGGAAATTCAAAATCACAGATTACAAAATTTACCGGATTTTACCCAACGGTGAAACCACCTTCATTCACCCAGCTGATGGCGTATTCCCTGAAAAAGTCAATCAAGGTCGTGAGAAAGTTCGTTTCAACGCCCGCAGCATTGGGGAAAACCCCAACCCTGCACAAGTTAAATTCTCTGGTACAGCTACCTACGATGCGTAG